From Geotalea uraniireducens Rf4:
TTCTCCACCACCACGGAGCTCTGCACCCAGTGCCATGAACAATTAAAGAGGTGAAACGATGAGAACAGGTCCAATACGTCATATGTTCATTGCCGCTGCCCTGGTCTGCCTCCTGCCCGTGCTTTGTTGCGGCGCCGAGACGGTAAAACTGAGGCATATAACGACTCTCTACGCCGATGAAAAAGGTGGCGAGCTGAAAAATCCCGCAGGGGTGGCATGCAACGAGACTTCTCTGCTGGTTGCCGACTCGGGAAACGGCCGTCTACTCCGCTACGCATTGCAGGGAGACGTGCTGAAAGGTGGGGCCGAGATCAAAATTCCTCAGCTTGCCAATCCGGTCAGAGTCCAGTTCGGTCCGAAGGGGGAGTTATTTGTCTTCGATGCCAAACAGCGCCGAATAGCACGTTTGAGTAGCGACGGTGCCTTTATCGGCTATCTTGACCCCCAAGGCGTGCCTGCTCCGGCATCCTATGTTCCCACTGGCTTCAAAATCGACACCGAAGGCCGCATCTATCTGCTCGATATCTTTTCAGAACGGGTGCTGATTCTGGATCAGGCCGGGAAATACGTGGCGCAGATTCCGTTCCCT
This genomic window contains:
- a CDS encoding NHL repeat-containing protein; this encodes MRTGPIRHMFIAAALVCLLPVLCCGAETVKLRHITTLYADEKGGELKNPAGVACNETSLLVADSGNGRLLRYALQGDVLKGGAEIKIPQLANPVRVQFGPKGELFVFDAKQRRIARLSSDGAFIGYLDPQGVPAPASYVPTGFKIDTEGRIYLLDIFSERVLILDQAGKYVAQIPFPKGYGFIVDLAVDAKGSILLMDSADATIFTAAKDAAVFTPLVKNLQEYMNFPGYITTDSRGIIYVVDQNGGAIVILGQDGSFLGRQLSMGRKNGLLYYPAQICLTGADSLFVADKDNSRVQLFEMVR